A genomic segment from Chitinophaga niabensis encodes:
- a CDS encoding NADH-quinone oxidoreductase subunit D: protein MSEQHIKLPDGSIEKQTSTLNLGPTHPATHGVFQNIMEMDGERIVSATPTVGYIHRAFEKIAERRPYYQITPLTDRLNYCSAPINNMGWHLTVEKLLGIQTPKRVDYLRVIIMELARITDHLICNSVIGVDSGAFTGFLYVMQYRELVYEIYEEVCGSRLTTNIGRVGGFERNFTPAAFQKIEKFLAEYPAVLKEFENLFTRNRIFMERTQGVGGITAERAMNYGFTGPNLRATGVDYDVRIANPYCSYEDFEFSIPVGTTGDTYDRFLVRNAEQWQSISIIRQAMDKLKSLPEDVYHADVPAYYLPDKSDVYTKMEALIYHFKIVMGETDILPGELYNPVEGANGELGFYLISDGGRSPYRLHFRRPCFIYYQAYPEMVQGAMLSDAIICMSSLNLIAGELDA, encoded by the coding sequence ATGTCAGAGCAACATATAAAATTACCAGACGGTTCCATAGAGAAGCAAACAAGCACGCTCAACCTGGGTCCAACACACCCTGCCACGCATGGTGTGTTCCAGAATATTATGGAGATGGATGGCGAGCGCATTGTGTCCGCCACACCTACTGTGGGTTATATTCATCGTGCTTTCGAAAAGATTGCAGAGCGGAGACCTTATTATCAGATCACGCCTTTAACAGACCGGCTGAACTATTGTTCTGCTCCTATTAATAATATGGGCTGGCATCTGACGGTGGAAAAACTGCTGGGGATCCAAACACCTAAGCGTGTGGATTACCTGCGGGTGATCATCATGGAGCTGGCACGTATTACGGATCACCTGATCTGTAATTCCGTGATTGGGGTGGATAGCGGTGCCTTTACAGGGTTCCTCTATGTGATGCAGTACCGTGAGCTGGTATATGAAATTTATGAAGAAGTGTGCGGCTCCCGCCTCACTACTAATATTGGCCGTGTAGGTGGTTTTGAAAGGAACTTTACACCGGCTGCTTTCCAGAAGATCGAGAAATTCCTTGCGGAATATCCTGCGGTACTGAAGGAGTTTGAAAACCTCTTTACCCGTAACCGTATTTTCATGGAACGTACCCAGGGTGTTGGTGGTATTACCGCTGAAAGGGCTATGAACTATGGTTTCACCGGACCTAACCTGAGAGCGACAGGTGTGGATTACGATGTGCGCATCGCTAATCCATATTGTTCTTATGAGGATTTTGAATTCTCAATTCCCGTAGGTACCACTGGTGATACGTATGACCGCTTCCTGGTGCGCAATGCAGAACAATGGCAAAGCATCAGCATCATCCGCCAGGCGATGGATAAACTGAAGTCACTGCCGGAAGATGTTTACCACGCGGATGTTCCGGCCTATTACCTACCTGATAAATCTGATGTATATACGAAGATGGAAGCGCTGATCTATCACTTTAAGATTGTGATGGGTGAGACAGATATTTTACCTGGTGAGCTGTACAATCCCGTAGAGGGGGCGAATGGTGAGCTTGGTTTTTATCTTATCAGTGATGGCGGACGTTCCCCATACCGTTTGCATTTCCGCAGACCTTGTTTCATCTACTACCAGGCCTATCCTGAGATGGTGCAAGGGGCGATGCTGAGTGATGCAATCATTTGTATGAGTTCGCTGAACCTGATTGCGGGTGAGTTAGATGCTTAA
- a CDS encoding NADH-quinone oxidoreductase subunit C, producing MSLTNEHIKNRLAEKFGDAITDFEESFGIMSFHAPKEMNLKVMQFLYDEKDLQFRFLSDLTAVHYPDKKGAELAVVYHLHNFVDNVRLRFKVFTDVNTPQVFTATQIFSSANWMERETYDFFGIDFVGHPNLIRILNVDEMDYFPMRKEFPLEDQSRTDKDDEMFGRGGNTAGI from the coding sequence ATGTCTTTGACGAACGAGCATATAAAAAACAGGCTGGCAGAGAAGTTTGGCGATGCAATTACCGATTTCGAGGAGTCTTTCGGGATCATGAGCTTTCATGCCCCCAAGGAGATGAACCTCAAAGTGATGCAGTTCCTTTATGATGAAAAGGACCTGCAATTTCGTTTCCTCTCTGATCTTACAGCAGTGCATTATCCTGATAAAAAGGGAGCTGAGCTGGCTGTAGTATACCACCTGCATAATTTTGTTGATAATGTGCGTTTGCGCTTCAAGGTGTTTACAGATGTAAATACACCCCAGGTGTTCACGGCTACGCAGATCTTTTCTTCCGCTAACTGGATGGAAAGAGAAACGTATGATTTCTTCGGTATCGATTTCGTAGGTCATCCTAACCTGATCCGCATCCTGAATGTGGACGAGATGGATTACTTCCCGATGCGTAAGGAATTTCCGCTGGAAGACCAGAGCAGAACGGACAAAGACGATGAAATGTTTGGCCGTGGAGGAAACACAGCAGGGATCTAA
- a CDS encoding peroxiredoxin family protein, producing MSRVILTLLTLFFPISIHANNNTITFKGYFKDRKDSLDNYRVYMYNNVTRQKDSAIIHDGAFEINCDFIYPSRYLFYTEFELRKSGGFLPLAILVDRPGRIEIQASSNSFATSAISGAEANKILEGFLKELAEKLSVVVKDKKLQDSLKQQSTAFPLQTFLKPQYDKLLSQYPNSYATAYILDKYSLYFDLSTRESFYNSLGQEGKTMPGAVDFLKRLDTERKNLAGNLAFLFALPDSNNIQHRLEEYKGKYILLDFWESTCYNCFVELQHLKEIQAKYEKNGLIIISISMDTEKEAWLRMIRQEKMKWLQLFDKQGAESIGKWKYGVREFPSIFLIDNEGKIIASKLKGPPLDAILERIFAVPN from the coding sequence ATGAGTAGGGTAATATTAACACTGCTAACCTTATTTTTCCCCATCAGCATACATGCCAATAATAATACCATAACGTTTAAAGGATACTTTAAGGATAGGAAGGATAGTTTAGATAACTATCGTGTTTACATGTACAATAACGTTACACGCCAAAAAGATTCTGCTATTATTCATGATGGGGCCTTTGAAATAAACTGCGATTTTATTTATCCATCCAGGTATTTGTTTTATACGGAGTTTGAGTTGAGGAAAAGCGGAGGATTTCTGCCTTTGGCCATTTTAGTAGATCGTCCGGGGAGAATAGAGATCCAGGCTTCTTCAAATTCTTTTGCCACTTCTGCCATTTCCGGAGCGGAAGCCAATAAAATACTGGAAGGTTTTTTGAAGGAACTAGCAGAGAAGCTGTCTGTTGTAGTAAAGGATAAAAAATTACAGGACAGCTTAAAACAACAAAGCACTGCTTTCCCCCTGCAAACATTTTTAAAACCACAATATGATAAGTTGCTGAGCCAATATCCTAATTCCTATGCAACTGCTTATATCCTGGACAAATATTCTCTTTATTTTGATCTCTCCACCCGTGAAAGTTTTTATAACAGCCTGGGGCAAGAGGGGAAAACGATGCCTGGTGCGGTTGATTTCCTAAAAAGGCTGGATACGGAAAGGAAAAACCTGGCGGGCAACCTGGCATTCCTGTTTGCATTACCTGACTCAAATAATATCCAACACCGCTTAGAAGAATATAAAGGAAAGTATATTTTATTAGATTTTTGGGAGAGTACATGCTATAATTGTTTCGTAGAGTTGCAGCATTTGAAAGAAATTCAAGCCAAATATGAGAAAAACGGGTTAATTATCATCAGTATTTCAATGGATACAGAAAAAGAGGCCTGGCTCCGCATGATCAGGCAGGAGAAAATGAAATGGTTACAATTATTCGATAAACAGGGAGCTGAAAGCATCGGTAAGTGGAAATATGGTGTCAGGGAATTTCCTTCCATCTTTCTGATTGATAATGAAGGAAAAATAATTGCATCTAAGCTAAAGGGGCCTCCTCTGGACGCTATACTTGAAAGGATATTTGCCGTTCCAAATTAA
- a CDS encoding NADH-quinone oxidoreductase subunit A, whose translation MFFASEFLTASSTPFSYFPIVLQLIAALGFVGVTMIATHFLGPKRKTSDKLVNFESGIEQMGNARQPVAVKYFLTAILFVLFDVEVIFFYPYAVNFKALGWDGFWAVLAFVGFFMAGFFYIIKKGALRWED comes from the coding sequence ATGTTTTTTGCCTCTGAATTTTTGACTGCCAGCAGTACTCCTTTTAGTTATTTCCCTATCGTTTTGCAACTGATTGCAGCCTTGGGGTTTGTTGGCGTTACGATGATTGCCACCCATTTTTTAGGGCCTAAGCGGAAAACCAGTGATAAGTTGGTGAATTTTGAGAGTGGTATTGAACAAATGGGTAATGCCCGTCAGCCAGTGGCGGTTAAGTACTTCCTCACGGCTATCCTTTTCGTTCTATTCGATGTGGAGGTAATCTTTTTCTACCCTTATGCTGTTAATTTTAAGGCTTTAGGTTGGGATGGTTTCTGGGCTGTGCTGGCATTTGTAGGGTTCTTTATGGCTGGTTTCTTCTATATTATCAAGAAGGGAGCATTGCGCTGGGAAGATTAG
- a CDS encoding NADH-quinone oxidoreductase subunit B has translation MSRPVQFNDKVKLVEIPEGYTGEGFFATSFDKVIGAARKNSIWPLPFATSCCGIEFMATMAAHYDISRFGSERLGFTPRQCDLLMVMGTIAKKMAPVLRQVYLQMAEPRWVIAVGACASSGGIFDTYSVLQGIDQVIPVDVYVPGCPPRPEAIIDGFMRIQELVGQESLRRRHSDRYQELMNSYGIQ, from the coding sequence ATGTCTCGTCCTGTTCAGTTTAACGACAAGGTGAAGCTGGTAGAAATACCGGAAGGTTATACCGGCGAAGGATTTTTCGCTACTTCATTTGATAAGGTAATTGGTGCTGCAAGGAAAAACTCCATCTGGCCATTACCGTTTGCCACATCCTGTTGTGGTATTGAATTTATGGCTACCATGGCCGCTCACTACGATATTTCCCGTTTTGGTTCTGAACGTTTAGGCTTCACACCCCGGCAGTGCGATCTGCTGATGGTGATGGGTACTATTGCGAAGAAGATGGCCCCCGTATTACGCCAGGTGTATCTGCAGATGGCAGAGCCACGCTGGGTGATTGCTGTGGGTGCATGTGCGAGCAGTGGAGGTATCTTTGATACTTACTCTGTGCTGCAGGGTATAGACCAGGTGATACCGGTGGATGTGTATGTACCGGGATGCCCGCCACGCCCTGAAGCCATCATTGACGGGTTTATGCGTATACAGGAACTGGTAGGCCAGGAAAGTTTGCGCCGCCGCCATTCAGACCGGTACCAGGAGTTGATGAATTCCTACGGAATACAATAG